The sequence below is a genomic window from Thermococcus sp..
AGATGGTAAACGAGATGGCTGAGAAGGGGATGAACGTCTGGTTCATTCCAGGTGTTATCCATCTCCCGACCGTGCCGGAGTGGAGGAAGTACAACCGGATCGACATGGGAACGGCCGACAAGATGGCGATAACGGTGCTCGGTATTTATGACCGGGCAAAGCGCCTCGGACTTGACTACGGTGACGTCTCATTCGTCCTCCTTGAGGTGGGTTTCGGTTACAACTACGCAGGTGCCGTCGGGGGTGGGAAAATCGTTGATGGCATCGGTGGAACCATTTTTCCGGGTCCAGCCTACGTGAACAGCGGCGCCCTCGATGGAGAGGTGGCGTACCTCATGGGTGGTGTTAAGAAGTGGCACCTCTTCTGGGGCGGGGCGACGGTAATAGCGGCCGACGAGATACTTTCACCTGAGGAGTTCATTAAGAGGCTTGACGAGGAACCCTTCGCGAAGGCTTGGGAGGCAATGAAAGACGGCTTCTTAAAGGCCGTTGCAAGCGAGCTGGCGGTTCTTGGCAACGCTGAGGAGATAATACTATCCGGCAGACTGATGCGTGTAGAGGCCCTGAGGAACGATGTGAAAGACCTCTTCGAGGAGCGTTTTGGTCTTCCCACTGTCATGCAGAGGGGTCTTGGGGGCATGGCGAAGGAGGCCGCACAGGGAAGCGCAATAATAGCGGACGGTTTGGCCGGCGGTGAATTCAGGGGCCTGGTTGAACACGTCGAGATAAAGCGGAGCAGTGGGAGCATCCTCGACTACGTAAGACTTCCGCTGGAGCTTTGACTTGCCCATTTGCCTCATCTTAAACGTTTTAAACGCGATGAAAGACTTTGGCGGCTGGATCTTACCTTTCCCTTGATCTTATCGGTTCTGTTTTTTCCAGTCCGTGCCGAGAAGAAAAGCACCACCGGTGCCACGTTCTGAAGAAGCACTCCCCGGTGCCCCCTTGTCGTGAACCATCCAAAGACCAGCCCAAAGATCAAGCCTGCCACCCAAAGGGAGAGGATAAACCCTCCAGCACCTATCCTTGGACCCTCAGTGATGGAGAGCGTCTTGTAGGCGAGGGCAATGGAGGCCATGAACACGGTCTCCATCAGAAGGGAGAACTTCATCACGTTCCCGATTAGGGAGAGAATACCTCCCTCGCTGTATTCCTTCAAGATTCCCTGGTCGTGAAGACCGTAAACCAGGGTGCGCGTGACATTGGCACCGCTTCTGAATGATAAAAAGCCGAAGAACTCCGCCAGCACGCCGGCGCTTCTGAGCTTCCAGACGGCCCATACCCCCACCGCGATCCAGGTTAGTGTGTGGAGCCAACCGTAGCTCCTCTCATCGTCCTTTGGGATATCCACGCCAAGAATCCGCTTCCAAAGCCTCGTCCCAGCGCCCACGAAAGGTTTCATGACG
It includes:
- a CDS encoding DUF1464 family protein — encoded protein: MRVVGVDPGTKSFDIIGLENGRIRLDLSFPSEVVAEDPRRIVKAIEDFEADFIIGPSGYGLPLKRITDLTERDRFEMTLVREDELKEIPVLTGLQEMVNEMAEKGMNVWFIPGVIHLPTVPEWRKYNRIDMGTADKMAITVLGIYDRAKRLGLDYGDVSFVLLEVGFGYNYAGAVGGGKIVDGIGGTIFPGPAYVNSGALDGEVAYLMGGVKKWHLFWGGATVIAADEILSPEEFIKRLDEEPFAKAWEAMKDGFLKAVASELAVLGNAEEIILSGRLMRVEALRNDVKDLFEERFGLPTVMQRGLGGMAKEAAQGSAIIADGLAGGEFRGLVEHVEIKRSSGSILDYVRLPLEL